A window of Thermus oshimai DSM 12092 genomic DNA:
CTGGCGGTGGCCAGCAAGCGCCCCCTCTCCCTGGGGGAGATCCTGGACGTGGAGGGGAACCGGGTCCGGGTCCAGGGGGCGGAGGGGCTGGCCCGGGCCCTTTCCATCGTGATTGAGCCCCTGCCCGACCGGGACTGGGTCACGGACGTGGCCCGCTACTTCGTGGGCCGCCTCCCCACCCCGGCCACGGCCACCTTGGTCCTGGACTCCAGGCCCCAAGGGGCGGAGGTCTACCTGGACGGCCGCCTCCAGGGCCGCACCCCCCTCACCCTTGCCGTGAACCCGGGCCGCCACGAGGTGGAGTTCCGCTTGAGCGGGTACCAGCCCTACAGGGCCACGGTGAACCCGGGCCCCGGGGAGCGGGTCCAGATCCTGGCCCAGCTGGTCCCCCTGCCCCGGACCGGGGTCCTGCTCTTGCGCTCCACCCCCTCGGGGGCCGAGGTGTACCTGGATGGGAGCCTCAGGGGTAGGACGCCTTTGGACCTCACCCTCCCCGAGGGGCGCTACAGCGTGGAGCTCCGCCTTTCGGGGTACGAGCCCTACCGGGCCACGGTCCAGGTGCGGGCCGGGGAGACGGCCCGCCTCGAGGCCCGCCTCACCCCCGAGCCGCGCACGGGCACCCTCCTCCTGGAGTCCACCCCTTCCGGGGCGGAGGTCTACCTGGAGGGCCGCCTCCAGGGCCGCACCCCCTTGCGCCTCACCCTTCCCGAGGGCACCTACCGGGTGGAGCTTAGGAGCCCCGGCTACGAGCCCTACACCGCCCAGGTGCGCGTGGAAAGGGGCCGGGAAACCCGCCTAAGCGCCCAGCTCCGCCCCCTCCAGACCGGCACCTTAGAGCTGGACTCCAGGCCCCAGGGGGCGGAGGTGTACCTGGATGGCCGCCTTGTGGGCCGCACCCCTCTCCGCTTAAGCCTCCGGGCGGGCTCCTATGAGCTCCTCCTCCAGGCCCCGGGGTACGCGGCCTACCAGGCCCGCCTCGAGGTCCGCCCCGGGGAGACCCTGCGCCTCTCCGCCGACCTCCTCCCCCTCCAGGCCACCCTGGAGCTCTACCTTAACGCCGAGGCCCGGGTCTTCCTGAACGGGGAGGAGGTGGGCCGGGCCCAGGGCGGGTACCTCCGCCTCCAGGTGCCCCCCGGGACCTACGAGCTCACCCTGGTGGCCCCCGGCTACCGCACCCTGGTGCAGACCGTCCAGATCCTCGGCAACCAGGTCCTCAGGCTGGAGCTCAGGCCCCTCTAGCCCTTGCCAAAAGGGCCCCAGCCCCTTACACTAGGGAAGTTGAGAGCCCTCAGGGCCAGCCCCTGGCCCTGAGGGCGGGGCCCTATGCGGGCTGTTTCGGGGAGGGTCTTCCCCGGGTGGATCTTGAGAACACGGGGGCAAGTCCAAGAAGAAGGGAGTGGTGGCACTGCCGACGATCAACCAGTTAGTCCGAAAGGGCCGCGAGAAGGTCCAGAAGAAGAGCAAGGTGCCGGCCTTGAAGGGTTCGCCCTTCCGCCGGGGGGTGTGCACGGTGGTGCGCACCGTGACCCCCAAGAAGCCCAACTCCGCTCTCCGGAAGGTGGCCAAGGTCCGCCTCACCTCCGGGTACGAGGTCACCGCCTACATCCCCGGCGAGGGGCACAACCTCCAGGAGCACTCCGTGGTCCTCATCCGCGGGGGCCGTGTGAAGGACCTCCCGGGCGTGCGCTACCACATCGTCCGCGGGGTCTACGACACCCAGGGGGTGAAGGACCGGAAGAAGAGCCGGTCCAAGTACGGGACCAAGCGGCCTAAGGAGACCAAGGGCGCGGCTCCGGCCAAGAAGAAGTAGGTGAACTATGGCGCGCAGAAGGAGAGCAGAAGTACGCCAGCTCCAACCCGACCTGGTCTACGGGGACGTGGTGGTCTCGGCCTTCATCAACAAGCTGATGCGGGACGGCAAGAAGAACCTGGCGGCCCGCATCTTCTACGAGGCCTGCCGCATCATCCAGGAGAAGACCGGGCAGGAGCCCCTGAAGGTCTTCAAGCAAGCGGTGGAGAACGTGAAGCCCAAGATGGAGGTGCGTTCCCGCCGGGTGGGTGGGGCCAACTACCAGGTGCCCATGGAGGTCTCCCCCCGCAGGCAGCAGTCCCTGGCCCTGCGCTGGCTGGTGCAGGCGGCCAACGCCCGCCCCGAGCGCCAGGCGGCGGTGCGGGTGGCCAATGAGCTCCTGGACGCCGCCGAGGGTAAGGGCGGGGCGGTGAAGAAGAAGGAAGACGTGGAGCGGATGGCCGAGGCCAACCGGGCCTACGCCCACTACCGGTGGTAACCATGGCGGTCAAGGTTGAGTACGACCTAAAAAGGCTCCGCAACATCGGCATCGCCGCCCACATCGACGCCGGCAAGACCACCACCACCGAGCGCATCCTCTACTACACCGGCAAGATCCACAAGATCGGGGAGGTTCACGAGGGCGCGGCCACCATGGACTTCATGGAGCAGGAAAGGGAGCGGGGCATCACCATCACCGCCGCCGTGACCACCTGCTTCTGGAAGGACCACCGCATCAACATCATCGACACCCCGGGCCACGTGGACTTCACCATCGAGGTGGAGCGCTCCATGCGGGTCTTGGACGGGGCCATCGTGGTCTTTGACTCCAGCCAGGGGGTGGAGCCCCAGTCCGAGACCGTCTGGCGCCAGGCGGAGAAGTACAAGGTGCCCCGCATCGCCTTCGCCAACAAGATGGACAAGACGGGGGCCGATCTTTGGCTGGTCATCCGCACCATGCAGGAGCGCCTGGGGGCCCGTCCGGTGGTCATGCAGCTCCCCATCGGCCGGGAGGACACCTTCTCCGGCATCATCGACGTCCTCCGGATGAAGGCCTATACCTACGGCAACGACCTGGGGACGGACATCCGGGAGATCCCCATCCCCGAGGAGTACCGCGAGCAGGCCCAGGAGTACCACGAGAAGCTCATCGAGGCCGCCGCGGACTTTGACGAGAACGTCATGCTCAAGTACCTCGAGGGGGAGGAGCCCACGGAGGAGGAGCTGGTGGCCGCCATCCGCAAGGGCACCATCGACATCAAGATCACCCCCGTGTTCCTCGGGTCCGCCCTGAAGAACAAAGGCGTCCAGCTCCTCCTGGACGCGGTGGTGGACTACCTGCCCTCCCCCCTGGACATCCCCCCCATCCGGGGCACCACCCCCGAAGGGGAGGAGGTGGAGATCCACCCCGACCCCAACGGCCCCCTGGCGGCCTTGGCCTTCAAGATCATGGCCGACCCCTACGTGGGCCGGCTCACCTTCATCCGGGTCTACTCCGGCACCATCACCTCGGGTTCCTACGTCTACAACACCACCAAGGGCCGCAAGGAGCGGGTGGCCCGCCTCCTCCGGATGCACGCCAACCACCGGGAGGAGGTGGAGGAGCTCAAGGCGGGGGATCTGGGCGCGGTGGTGGGCCTGAAGGACACCATCACCGGGGACACCCTGGTGGGCGAGGACGCCCCCCGGATCGTCCTGGAGTCCATTGAGGTGCCCGAGCCCGTCATCGACGTGGCCATCGAGCCCAAGACCAAGGCCGACCAGGACAAGCTCTCCCAGGCCCTGGTCCGCCTGGCGGAGGAGGACCCCACCTTCCGCGTGTCCACCCACCCCGAGACCGGCCAGACCATCATCTCCGGGATGGGCGAGCTCCACCTGGAGATCATCGTGGACCGGCTCAAGCGGGAGTTCAAGGTGGACGCCAACGTGGGCAAGCCCCAGGTGGCCTACCGCGAGACCATCACCAAGCCGGTGGACGTGGAGGGCAAGTTCATCCGCCAGACCGGTGGCCGCGGCCAGTACGGCCACGTGAAGATCAAGGCCGAGCCCCTGCCCCGGGGGTCGGGCTTTGAGTTCGTGAACGCCATCGTGGGCGGGGTGATCCCCAAGGAGTACATCCCCGCGGTCCAGAAGGGGATTGAGGAGGCCATGCAGTCCGGGCCCCTCATCGGCTTCCCCGTGGTGGACGTGAAGGTCACCCTCTACGACGGCTCCTACCACGAGGTGGACTCCTCGGAGATGGCCTTCAAGATCGCGGGCTCCATGGCCATCAAGGAGGCGGTGCAGAAGGGCGATCCCGTCATCCTCGAGCCCATCATGCGGGTAGAGGTCACCACCCCCGAGGAGTACATGGGGGACGTCATCGGGGACCTGAACTCCAGGCGCGGCCAGATCCTGGGCATGGAGCCCAGGGGCAACGCCCAGGTGATCCGGGCCTACGTGCCCCTGGCGGAGATGTTCGGCTACGCCACCGACCTCCGCTCCAAGACCCAGGGCCGGGGCTCCTTCGTCATGTTCTTTGACCACTACCAGGAAGTCCCCAAGCAGGTGCAGGAGAAGCTCATCAAGGGACAGTGAGGGAATCCGGGTGGACCCTTTGGGGTCCACCCCTCTTTGCTGAAAGGAGAACGAAGATGGCCAAGGGCGAGTTTATCCGCACGAAGCCTCACGTGAACGTGGGGACGATTGGGCACGTGGACCACGGGAAGACGACGTTGACGGCGGCGCTGACGTTTGTGGCGGCGGCGGAGAACCCGAACGTGGAGGTGAAGGACTACGGGGAGATTGACAAGGCCCCGGAGGAGCGTGCGCGGGGGATTACGATCAACACGGCGCACGTGGAGTACGAGACGGCGAAGCGGCACTATTCGCACGTGGACTGCCCGGGTCACGCGGACTACATCAAGAACATGATCACGGGTGCGGCGCAGATGGACGGGGCGATTTTGGTGGTGTCGGCGGCGGACGGTCCGATGCCGCAGACGCGGGAGCACATTCTGTTGGCCCGCCAGGTGGGGGTGCCGTACATCGTGGTGTTCATGAACAAGGTGGACATGGTGGACGACCCGGAGCTTTTGGACCTGGTGGAGATGGAGGTGCGGGACCTTCTGAACCAGTACGAGTTTCCTGGGGACGAGGTTCCGGTGATCCGTGGGAGTGCGCTTTTAGCGCTGGAGCAGATGCACAAGAACCCCCAGACGAAGCGTGGGGAGAACGAGTGGGTGGANCGGATTTGGGAGNTGTTGGACGCGATTGACGAGTACATTCCCACGCCGGTGCGGGACGTGGA
This region includes:
- a CDS encoding PEGA domain-containing protein, whose protein sequence is MWKLLKKGLGSLAVLLGLALGQQISPQGIIVNPVPTDLQVKVWVDKDPGKTGQAVYRIGDPIYVYVNVNQDAYVYLFNINADGRIDPILPNAYERNNFLRAGETRRFPPEGGRYRYTVTGPEGEDRILAVASKRPLSLGEILDVEGNRVRVQGAEGLARALSIVIEPLPDRDWVTDVARYFVGRLPTPATATLVLDSRPQGAEVYLDGRLQGRTPLTLAVNPGRHEVEFRLSGYQPYRATVNPGPGERVQILAQLVPLPRTGVLLLRSTPSGAEVYLDGSLRGRTPLDLTLPEGRYSVELRLSGYEPYRATVQVRAGETARLEARLTPEPRTGTLLLESTPSGAEVYLEGRLQGRTPLRLTLPEGTYRVELRSPGYEPYTAQVRVERGRETRLSAQLRPLQTGTLELDSRPQGAEVYLDGRLVGRTPLRLSLRAGSYELLLQAPGYAAYQARLEVRPGETLRLSADLLPLQATLELYLNAEARVFLNGEEVGRAQGGYLRLQVPPGTYELTLVAPGYRTLVQTVQILGNQVLRLELRPL
- the rpsL gene encoding 30S ribosomal protein S12, whose amino-acid sequence is MVALPTINQLVRKGREKVQKKSKVPALKGSPFRRGVCTVVRTVTPKKPNSALRKVAKVRLTSGYEVTAYIPGEGHNLQEHSVVLIRGGRVKDLPGVRYHIVRGVYDTQGVKDRKKSRSKYGTKRPKETKGAAPAKKK
- the rpsG gene encoding 30S ribosomal protein S7; translation: MARRRRAEVRQLQPDLVYGDVVVSAFINKLMRDGKKNLAARIFYEACRIIQEKTGQEPLKVFKQAVENVKPKMEVRSRRVGGANYQVPMEVSPRRQQSLALRWLVQAANARPERQAAVRVANELLDAAEGKGGAVKKKEDVERMAEANRAYAHYRW
- the fusA gene encoding elongation factor G, which gives rise to MAVKVEYDLKRLRNIGIAAHIDAGKTTTTERILYYTGKIHKIGEVHEGAATMDFMEQERERGITITAAVTTCFWKDHRINIIDTPGHVDFTIEVERSMRVLDGAIVVFDSSQGVEPQSETVWRQAEKYKVPRIAFANKMDKTGADLWLVIRTMQERLGARPVVMQLPIGREDTFSGIIDVLRMKAYTYGNDLGTDIREIPIPEEYREQAQEYHEKLIEAAADFDENVMLKYLEGEEPTEEELVAAIRKGTIDIKITPVFLGSALKNKGVQLLLDAVVDYLPSPLDIPPIRGTTPEGEEVEIHPDPNGPLAALAFKIMADPYVGRLTFIRVYSGTITSGSYVYNTTKGRKERVARLLRMHANHREEVEELKAGDLGAVVGLKDTITGDTLVGEDAPRIVLESIEVPEPVIDVAIEPKTKADQDKLSQALVRLAEEDPTFRVSTHPETGQTIISGMGELHLEIIVDRLKREFKVDANVGKPQVAYRETITKPVDVEGKFIRQTGGRGQYGHVKIKAEPLPRGSGFEFVNAIVGGVIPKEYIPAVQKGIEEAMQSGPLIGFPVVDVKVTLYDGSYHEVDSSEMAFKIAGSMAIKEAVQKGDPVILEPIMRVEVTTPEEYMGDVIGDLNSRRGQILGMEPRGNAQVIRAYVPLAEMFGYATDLRSKTQGRGSFVMFFDHYQEVPKQVQEKLIKGQ
- a CDS encoding elongation factor Tu; translated protein: MAKGEFIRTKPHVNVGTIGHVDHGKTTLTAALTFVAAAENPNVEVKDYGEIDKAPEERARGITINTAHVEYETAKRHYSHVDCPGHADYIKNMITGAAQMDGAILVVSAADGPMPQTREHILLARQVGVPYIVVFMNKVDMVDDPELLDLVEMEVRDLLNQYEFPGDEVPVIRGSALLALEQMHKNPQTKRGENEWVXRIWEXLDAIDEYIPTPVRDVDKPFLMPVEDVFTITGRGTVATGRIERGKVKVGDEVEIV